A genomic stretch from Petrimonas mucosa includes:
- a CDS encoding YitT family protein, with protein sequence MSLPAKKYLKTFEWRDYLLVVIGLMLYAIGLTGFLVPNKIVTGGLAGVSVLINYSTGIPVWVSILVINCCLLVIAWFILGRKFVIKTLFGAFGLTLMIGIAEKYLTHSLLPSADPLMASIIGAICCGAGLGLVYSVNSTTGGTDIVGAIITKYRYVSMGRGLMYVDVVIILSSWFLFQSLETIIYGLIIIAVLYYVVDLVISGSRQSVQFLIFSTKYDEIASHINSELHRGCTVIDGTGWYSKKPQKVLVVLARKTESTPIFRLVKQIDKDAFISQSNVVGVYGKGFDQMK encoded by the coding sequence ATGAGCCTGCCTGCGAAGAAATATCTGAAGACGTTTGAGTGGCGCGATTACCTGCTGGTAGTCATTGGTCTGATGCTTTACGCCATCGGACTCACCGGCTTTCTGGTACCCAACAAGATTGTGACGGGAGGATTGGCGGGAGTCTCCGTGTTGATCAACTACTCGACCGGTATTCCTGTCTGGGTCTCCATCCTGGTGATCAACTGCTGCCTGCTGGTGATCGCCTGGTTCATATTGGGACGGAAGTTCGTGATTAAAACCCTCTTCGGGGCATTCGGCCTCACCTTGATGATCGGGATCGCCGAGAAGTACCTTACCCATTCGCTGTTGCCCAGTGCCGATCCGCTTATGGCGAGCATTATCGGGGCCATCTGCTGCGGCGCCGGTCTCGGTCTTGTCTACTCGGTAAACAGCACTACCGGCGGCACCGATATCGTCGGGGCCATCATCACCAAGTACCGCTATGTCAGCATGGGGCGCGGGCTGATGTATGTCGACGTGGTCATCATCCTCAGCTCCTGGTTTCTGTTTCAGAGTCTCGAGACGATCATCTACGGGCTGATCATCATTGCCGTCCTCTACTACGTGGTAGACTTGGTGATCAGCGGCTCACGCCAGTCGGTCCAGTTCCTCATCTTCTCGACGAAGTACGATGAGATCGCCTCCCATATCAACAGCGAGCTGCACCGCGGTTGCACCGTCATCGACGGCACCGGATGGTACTCCAAGAAACCACAGAAGGTGCTTGTCGTCCTGGCCCGGAAAACAGAATCTACCCCCATTTTCCGGCTGGTCAAACAGATCGACAAGGATGCCTTCATCTCGCAGAGCAATGTGGTAGGCGTCTATGGGAAGGGATTCGACCAGATGAAATAA
- the leuS gene encoding leucine--tRNA ligase → MEYNFGEIEKRWQQYWNEHEVYRVTEETSKPKFYVLDMFPYPSGAGLHVGHPLGYIASDIYSRYKRLKGFNVLHPMGYDAYGLPAEQYAIQTGQHPAITTRNNIARYREQLDKLGFSYDWSREVQTCDPQYYKWTQWAFIRMFHSYYCNQAQQARPISELVELFSRQGTEGLDLACSEPMSFTAAEWNGKSEKDQQEILMNYRIAYLGDTLVNWCPQLGTVLANDEVSEGLSIRGGYPVEQKKMRQWCLRVSAYAQRLLDGLDGLDWSDSLKETQRNWIGRSVGAVINFKTADDFSFDIFTTRADTIFGVTFMVLAPESELVDRLTTPGQREAVDAYLLRTKKRTERERIADKSVSGVFSGSYALHPFTGEKLPIWISDYVLAGYGTGAIMAVPAHDSRDYAFAKHFNLPIIPLIEGCDVSEESFDAKEGIMINSGFLNGLTVKEAITKAIEEVENRNLGYRKVNFRLRDAIFSRQRYWGEPFPVYYKDGMPYTLDESELPLELPEVDKYLPTETGEPPLGRAKNWKTKEGYPLELSTMPGFAGSSAYYLRYMDPRNDQTLVSEEANRYWRNVDLYIGGTEHATGHLIYSRFWNKFLFDIGVSCEEEPFKKLVNQGMIQGRSNFVYRIKGTNTFVSYNLKGEYDVTPIHVDVNIVHNDLLDLKAFRSWNPEYSDAEFILEDGKYICGWAVEKMSKSMFNVVNPDVIVEKYGADTLRLYEMFLGPLELSKPWDTNGIDGVHRFLRKLWNLFHANGEFSVSDEEPTREELKSLHKLIRKVTFDIENFSFNTSVSAFMICVNELSQLKCNKRAILGDLLICLAPFAPHIAEELWHKLGNRETICDATFPEVNEAYLKEDTFAYAISFNGKSRFVLEFGADATNAEIEKVVLEHPQSQKWLDGKAPKKVIIVPRKIVNVVI, encoded by the coding sequence ATGGAATACAATTTCGGAGAAATAGAAAAACGGTGGCAACAGTACTGGAATGAACATGAGGTATACCGGGTAACGGAAGAAACTTCCAAACCCAAGTTTTACGTGCTCGACATGTTTCCCTATCCCTCGGGAGCAGGGTTGCACGTGGGGCATCCGCTGGGGTATATCGCCTCCGACATCTATTCGAGATACAAACGGCTGAAGGGGTTCAACGTGCTTCACCCCATGGGGTACGACGCCTACGGACTCCCTGCGGAGCAGTATGCAATCCAGACCGGTCAGCATCCGGCCATCACCACCCGCAACAATATCGCCCGCTATCGCGAGCAACTCGATAAACTGGGATTCTCGTACGACTGGAGCCGTGAGGTTCAGACCTGCGACCCGCAATACTACAAGTGGACGCAGTGGGCCTTTATCCGGATGTTCCATTCCTATTACTGCAACCAGGCGCAGCAGGCTCGCCCCATCTCCGAACTGGTGGAGCTCTTCTCCCGGCAGGGTACTGAAGGACTCGATCTGGCCTGCAGCGAACCGATGAGTTTTACAGCCGCCGAGTGGAACGGCAAGAGCGAGAAAGATCAACAGGAGATACTGATGAACTACCGCATCGCCTACCTGGGCGACACCCTGGTCAACTGGTGTCCGCAGCTGGGGACGGTGCTTGCCAATGATGAGGTGAGTGAAGGGCTCTCCATCCGGGGAGGCTATCCGGTGGAGCAGAAGAAGATGCGCCAGTGGTGTCTCCGGGTCTCCGCCTACGCGCAACGGCTGCTCGACGGGCTCGACGGGCTCGACTGGTCCGACTCGCTGAAAGAGACGCAACGGAACTGGATCGGACGTTCGGTCGGCGCCGTGATCAACTTCAAGACGGCCGATGACTTCTCCTTCGATATCTTTACCACCCGTGCCGACACCATCTTCGGCGTAACCTTCATGGTGCTGGCTCCGGAGAGCGAACTGGTGGACCGGCTCACTACCCCCGGTCAGCGGGAGGCTGTGGATGCCTACCTGCTGCGGACGAAAAAGCGGACCGAACGGGAAAGGATCGCCGACAAGTCGGTTAGCGGAGTCTTCTCCGGCTCCTACGCGCTGCACCCCTTTACCGGCGAAAAGCTACCCATCTGGATCTCCGACTACGTACTGGCCGGCTACGGAACAGGAGCCATCATGGCAGTGCCCGCGCACGACAGCCGCGACTACGCCTTTGCCAAACATTTCAACCTCCCCATCATCCCCCTGATCGAGGGGTGCGACGTGTCGGAAGAGAGTTTCGACGCCAAGGAGGGGATCATGATAAATTCCGGTTTTCTGAACGGGCTCACCGTGAAGGAGGCCATCACCAAAGCGATCGAGGAGGTGGAGAATCGCAATCTCGGATACCGGAAGGTGAACTTCCGGCTCAGGGACGCCATCTTCTCCCGCCAACGCTATTGGGGCGAACCCTTTCCCGTCTACTACAAGGATGGGATGCCCTACACGCTCGACGAGAGCGAACTGCCACTCGAACTGCCCGAAGTGGACAAGTACCTGCCTACCGAGACGGGGGAACCGCCGCTGGGCCGTGCCAAGAACTGGAAAACGAAGGAGGGATACCCGCTGGAACTGAGTACGATGCCCGGATTCGCCGGTTCGTCGGCCTACTACCTGCGGTACATGGATCCGAGGAACGACCAGACATTGGTGTCGGAAGAGGCCAACCGCTACTGGCGGAATGTCGACCTCTATATCGGCGGTACGGAGCATGCTACCGGTCACCTGATCTACAGCCGCTTCTGGAACAAGTTCCTCTTCGATATCGGCGTCTCGTGCGAAGAGGAACCGTTCAAGAAGCTGGTCAACCAGGGAATGATCCAGGGAAGGAGCAACTTCGTTTACCGGATCAAGGGTACCAACACTTTCGTCTCCTACAACCTGAAGGGTGAGTACGACGTCACCCCCATCCATGTGGATGTCAACATCGTCCATAACGATCTGCTGGACCTGAAGGCGTTCCGAAGCTGGAATCCCGAATATAGCGATGCGGAGTTTATCCTGGAGGATGGCAAGTATATCTGTGGATGGGCGGTAGAGAAGATGTCGAAATCGATGTTCAACGTGGTGAACCCCGATGTGATCGTGGAGAAGTACGGTGCCGACACACTCCGCCTCTATGAGATGTTTCTCGGTCCCCTTGAGCTTTCCAAACCGTGGGATACCAACGGTATCGACGGGGTACACCGTTTCCTGCGCAAGCTCTGGAACCTGTTTCATGCCAACGGGGAGTTCTCGGTTTCGGATGAAGAGCCGACCAGGGAGGAGTTGAAGTCGCTGCACAAGCTGATCCGGAAGGTGACTTTCGATATCGAGAATTTCTCGTTCAACACCTCGGTGTCGGCCTTTATGATCTGCGTCAACGAACTGTCGCAACTGAAGTGCAACAAGCGGGCCATCCTTGGCGATCTGCTGATCTGCCTGGCGCCCTTTGCCCCGCACATTGCCGAGGAGCTGTGGCATAAGCTGGGAAACCGGGAGACCATCTGCGACGCCACCTTCCCCGAGGTGAACGAAGCCTACCTGAAGGAGGATACCTTTGCCTACGCCATCTCGTTCAACGGAAAATCCCGTTTCGTACTCGAGTTTGGAGCCGACGCCACCAACGCCGAGATCGAGAAGGTGGTGCTGGAACACCCCCAATCGCAGAAGTGGCTCGATGGAAAAGCTCCGAAAAAGGTGATCATCGTACCACGTAAAATTGTAAATGTAGTCATCTGA